ACGCTTTTCCTGCGACAGCAACAGCGTCAATATAGGCTTTCATTACCGGTGGGAATGAAAAGTTCCATAAAGGTGTAACAAAAACATACTTATCGGCATCGATAAACTGCTCACTTAACTCAGCTAAACGACTGACCTTTTCTTTTTCTTCAAGGCTTAGTTCTTCAAAGCCTTTCCCGGATTGCAACTTGCCCCAGCCCTGAAAAACGTCCGCATCAATATGAGGAATGCTCTCTTTATAAAGATCAATAGGAACAACCTCGTCTTCTTTGTTTACATTCTTATACGTATCTATAAAGGATGTCGCAGCCGCCATACTAAAAGAAGCTGTTTCGTCATGTGGATGAGCTGTGATATATAATACTTTTGCCATAATTATTTCCCCTTCCCTGGTCCATCTTGTATTGGTCTGGCTATATATTTTGAATTGAAGATATCAAAACACGTTTACTATCATAAAAGATCGAATGCTCCCGGTCAATTTATTTGTTCGCAAAAAAATGGACTTGCCATTTCTGACAAATCCAGCTGCATCTATTTTAATTCAAATGGGTTTCCGCTTATATTTTTTCTCATTTCATCAGTGATTTCAAGAACTTCTTTCTCCTTTGGAATTACCTTCTCATCTAAATTTCCACGCCCATCATAATGAACTGGGTTTTGCTCCATTTTTGTTCACCCCTCCTTTTCATATATCATAACTGAAAGCGCATACATTTTCTTGAATTTTAGTATGAAAATTTTAAAAAAAGACTGGTTAAGCCACGTTCACGCGACTTAACCAGTCTTTTTTATATTTACCTATGAAGCCTAATCTACCATTAAAATGAAGGATATGTTAGAAAATCAAATCTAAGCAAAGTTAAGGACAATATCGCTGGTGCTCTTCCTATTTCTTTATCAGCCTGCCTCTGCAAAATATACCAAATTCTTTATGTAGTTGCAGGTATGTTATAGTTATTATAAGGAGGTGAAAGAATTGGCTTTAGATGTTTTATGTGAAGTGAAGAATTGCGTCCATAATGAA
This Halobacillus salinarum DNA region includes the following protein-coding sequences:
- a CDS encoding FMN-dependent NADH-azoreductase; this translates as MAKVLYITAHPHDETASFSMAAATSFIDTYKNVNKEDEVVPIDLYKESIPHIDADVFQGWGKLQSGKGFEELSLEEKEKVSRLAELSEQFIDADKYVFVTPLWNFSFPPVMKAYIDAVAVAGKAFKYTEEGPIGLLTDKKALHIQARGGIYSEGPAAGLEMGHRYLQTVMNFFGVPSFEGLFVEGHAAMPDKAEAIKQDGIARAKDLAHTF